The following DNA comes from Alosa alosa isolate M-15738 ecotype Scorff River chromosome 13, AALO_Geno_1.1, whole genome shotgun sequence.
TTGTTAGTACTGTATACACATATTATACACTGAGCTTGCTATTGAATTCCCTTAATAAAGATATATTAATTCTGCTTTCAAACAGGGCTTTGTAAAACATCCATATTTTTTATCTCCACCGTTTATTTCGGTCAATGGAATTATACAAAAACTACAAGGTTGATTTCATGAAACTGGTGAAAGAGTGTGTAGCATGGGCCTATTAAAACAGCAGATGTGGATAAAGATTTTCTTGCACTTCCGAGATTTTATGACAAGAGTGGACTATTGGCCTTGGCGGATGTTTGCACTCAAGTGCACTCCCAGTTTAGGTTCACTGGCTAATGAATCCATGTGTTGGATACCGAGTCTGTGTACTGTATCTACCCTCATGGATAGCAAAGCATGGCTCAGGGCTCCAGCTCCAGGTGTTTGACCTTCAGGTAAATGCCGTTGAGGGAGCGCAGCACCAGGCGCGGCAACATCTTGGGCTTGTTGTCTGGGTCGGCCATGAGCTCGTACTTTCTCAGGGTCAGACAGACTGCCACCTTCATCTCATTCATGGCAAAGTTCTGGCCAATGCAGTTCCTtagaagggggaggagggggagaactCAGTGCAATAGGAACATGGTtggaaattaatattaaatagCGATATGAGAAAAGGCATACAAGAATATAGAACATGATGAATGTGTATAATATGCAGTCTTTCTTTGaagctttttatttttataaaccTATTTTCAATTTCACTGGTGGGCAACCACCTCATGATAACCTCTCTGTTGATTTTGATTTAATCTCATTTCCACATTTCAGCATTCTTATGCAAATTCCATTTCAAGGCAGCCGGCTAATACTTGTTTTGGTACTAAATTAAATCCTAACCCTTAGGCAGTGGCGTTGAAAGTTCATTGAAAACCACAAAAATTGCACCCAAACAAGAGTCTGAGGCTAATTAATCTGGTCACTGTGTGAATTCTGTCTGGTTTTGTTTGTACTGTTCTACAGGAAACTTTAACATTTACAACTTAGAGGAGTGAGCCGAGCCATATTTATATCTCAAGGAGTCACTATATGATTCAAAAGCCCTTGACGTTAGTACTAATTAAGTCATATGTCCTCATATAGCCTGTTGAGCACAATTAAATAATCATGTTCAAACAAGTAGAAATACAGAGAGATACAACAAAGACGAGTATCCCCATTGGAAAAGCCCAAACTAAAAGCTGCTTATGTCAGATTGAAACAACCCAAGAGCAACACAAGCAGCCCTAGTTGCTTACACCCTGCCAAAACTGTCAATAACCTGAGAAGTTATTGTCTGCAGAGGGTCGTCACTGGGCCAAAGGCACAATGATTCCAAACTCCATTTAGGTAAATGAGTAGCTTCCTCTTTCACACAGTAACCTGAGCACCGCGAGTGCCTGCATGCCTTCTCCTATAACAGTGCCCGtgacaccaatcatcatctggCAAGCTCACAGACCTGGGGCCAGCAGAGAAGGGCACAAATGCGTGCGGAGACCTTTTGGCACAGTTCTCTGGCAGAAACCTCAGCGGGTCAAACACCTATGGCAacaacacaggcacaggcaaagAGAGGCTAGTTAGTTTAGTTTTCAGGTTCCCAAGACTGTGTAAGATGAAATGTAATTCGAAAAAATTTTCATATCAGTGTAATatcatttgttcatttgttcatATTATCACATTAGAATTCAAATGctttatgcaaatctttctgcTTGACTGACATGTCTAAATAGCTGACAGCTCAAATATTTACACATAACAAACCGTCAGCATGACAGTGAAAAAAGCAAATTTTCAGGCAATCTTTAATGAGGACAAATCCCTATTAGTAGTTAAAAGACTCTATCAGTTAAATGACTAAAATGAATCATAGGAAAGACTGACTTTTATCAAAGTGCAAACGAAGAGTTCAGaagcaaaaccctctaaatccgtctgaccacttttcttttaaattagcattttttatcaggctcctataggtttttgcctacaaatcgatatttcagaccaggaaaaaAGTGGTATTTAGGGGGGTTTGAagctaaattatttgattaacgtacAGTATGCTATGTGTACaaagcattcactcaccatcaCTATCTAATTTTTGACATATGTGGCGTCTAGAGGGTTGTGCATCTAAACTCAATATAGATTATAGTTCCTAGGCACCACTTACATGGGGGTTCTCCCAGACTGTCGCATTCCTATGCAGACCAAAAACAGTGGTTCCAACCAGAAAACCTGTAGGACataaacatgacatgacatttttTGAGCAGTGAACTCCCCTTAAACCAAATACAAACTGTGTAGTATCTTTAAAGTCTTCAACAATCACAAAAAGCACTTCAAACAGACAGTGGTTTTGAAATGTATCATTACATGACCATGTTTGTCCATAATCAATTCTTCAAAGAAGACATTTTTATGAGATATCCTTACTCATTTATCTAAAGAAGCAACTAGGACATGAACTATTACCACCCTAACCAGCTTAAATGACCTCAGACTCAGAATACTTATTCCAGCCAAACAAACAGATGGGTTCATATTTAAACCATTTTATGCTAGTCTTGCACTAAGACAAAAGCATCTGTAACACCCTTGCATAAGAGGCCCAATAAAGTTGAATAAACAACTTTGATCACCCACCTGCTGGTACAGTCCTGCCATCGAAGAAGGTCATAGGCTTGGTCAGTTTCCTGGCCATGCCAGGTACAGGCGGGTACAGACGAAGAGACTCTTTGATGCACATGGTAGTGTACGGGATTTTGTGCAGGTCCTCCCTGAGATGGATACAAATAATTTCCATTTGTTTAATCAAACTTGTTCAAAAGATCAAAATGTGACTTCAGAGGTGAACATCAAACTTAACTCAGACTTGGGCATGGAAGATTCATGAAGCACGCTTCCAAGCAAGGTACTCTGAATGTCAATTCAATTTGAGAATTGAAAATAATTTTATGGAGAGCATTTCTGTAATACAGCTAGCTCATTCTTAATTCACAGGGAAGATATGTGgtgcaaaacattacaataaCACCCAGATCACATTATAAAATCAAATCTGATCAATGCATACAATAAATCTATggctatttatctatctatctacaagtAAAAAAATCAAGGCAAATTTTACATAAAGAACAAAAAGACATTAAACTGCAAACGGTAGTGTACGGGATTTTGTGCAGGTCCTCCCTGAGATGGATACAAATAATTTCCATTTGTTTAATCAAACTTGTTCAAAAGATCAAAATGTGACTTCAGAGGTGAACATCAAACTTAACTCAAACTTGGGCATGGAAGATTCATGAAGCACGCTTCCAAGCAAGGTATTCTGAATGTCAATTCAATTTGagaatttaaaataattttatggAGAGCATTTCTGACATGGTCTCAGGCCGTACCAGTCCACGGTGTCCTTCCCCTGCAGCACCTGGCTGATCTCCTCCCTGCACAGCTGCTGGTGCTCTGGGTTGCTGGCCAGGCTGTAGAGGGTCCAGGAGATGCCACTGGCCGTGGTGTCGTGGCCCTCAAACATGAACGTGTCAACCTCGGCTCGGATGTCCTCGTCCGAAAGGCCCTCCTGATTCTCATCCTGACAATGGGAACATCCACCGTAAAAAGCAATGTTGACTTCACAAGTGAGATCACGCAAGTGGAAGAATCAAACCACATGGAAATGTCAGACAACGCCTCTGTTTGAAACGGAAGGCAGCGGCTCGCTGCCTCCCTGCCTAAATAGAGAGCTATCAGGCATGACTTTGGTAAAAAGTTGTTAGACAAAAGGCACCTATATCAGACCAGACACTatcaatggttacaacaatggtatAATCAGATAGTACAGTGTGTATTTCttgctagattttgacaaatcTTAGCAAAAAAATGGcagtttcgaaccgcacttagATATCTAGGTTAGGTTTAACTCTCAGTTAGATATAttaaaaggcagcagttttACCTGTTTCAAACAGAGCCAACAtgtaaaatgtaggctacagcttCCATTGCACTGGGAGGGGTAACTTATTGCAAAACATTGCAATTACACTACAATTACATTAGTAATTAATAACTATGTAATCAGAAACACAGATTATGGGCGGGAACATTATCAAACaatcagacaaaaaaaatctgcaaCTCTGTAAATTAAGATAGAAATGAATTCAGTGTTCATAAACAGGGATTATGTTTTGGTTTAGGTGACATACCCTTGCACATAAGAGGATGTCTAAGAAGTCCATGTGTCTCTTTGTTTGtactttttcttcttcctcctcatgCTTCAATATTTCTTTTCTCCTTCTGATGACTTCCTCTTGaagaattatattatattattatacgTCATGTCATTGAAATAAGTATCATATTACTGAAATCAATTGAGAGATCTTAAATATTTTGCTGATACCTGTATGGTCATGTGCAATTTTGCATGCCTTCCTGAATCTGTACCCATGTGGACTGAGGTGGAATATAATATCACTGTGGTAGGGATAGACCCGGAAGCGAAGGTTCACCAGGTCACACAGCTCATACACAGCTTTTATGTATGCATTAGTCCCACTGCAATGGGAGAGAATGTAAATCACTGATTTACTGAGGTCTTGGCAGTGACCTGGACGGTGAAGAGTTTAGTCAGAAACTAGCCAGCTCAAAGTCTAAATATCAATGTACAAATCTAGTGAAGACCAATTATAGTTAATACAGTTGGCACTCCTGAACTTCTTCTAATTCCTACTGCTAACTTGTGTATTTTGGAAATGTCGTTCATGTTGCTACAgcagtgctcggggagcagtgaggggttaggttgctcaagggcacttcagccgttcctactggtcgggattcgaaccagcaatcctccggttacaagtccaaagcgctaaccagtaggccacggctgcctccaAGTGAGTGGCAGTCTCATACACTACAAAACATATTTTAAGATTACTCCAAAACTGTTGCATAGTGTTGCACTACTGTTGATGGGTTTGGTTAGCGGTCACCTTTCTGTCTGGCAGTTACTGTTGCAGCTGAAGGCGCACTTCATAATGCTGTCCAGTGTCATTAGGCTCACATGCTGAAAAAGCTCAAATGACTCGTTTGCTTTGGCATGGGCTTCCCATTTATCCTAAGATAGATGGAAGCAATAGGAAGAGAAAGTTAAAGTCGTAGGGTTATAGAGGTCAATGAGTAAAGTTAACAAATTTGCTTTCAGTGATTTTGCATTTTAGAGCTAAATAGCCAAACCAAATATACCCTATCTCTTCTCATCCCTCTCACCTATACAATATAGCAGGGTCAGTGTAACGGCCTTGAACATACCAGCATAACTTTAGTTGAATCTGCAATCAATTTCACGTAAGGCTTTAGCACATCATAATGAAAACCAGGGGTGAGTAGTCTTCTGTGCCTGAACCACTTGTTTGAATGAGACACCAACAAGCCTTCACCtggaaaaacaaaagcaaaataatAGGCAACGTTCGTACATTTGTACACGCCTTATCTTATAGTCCGTTTTGTAGCAATATGTGACAGCAAACTCAGAGGACACCATGGCATTGTTTCAAAATGCAAAGTCAGTGTCACATGCTGTCTGGAATTCTGTCATATGAAGCTCACTATCATTCCAATCTGTGGGTGCCCTACCTATCCATGGGATAAGAAACCTGTAGGCGATATCATCTTTAGGCTCTGTGGGGGAAGAAGAACAGTATTTTCAAACCATTTAGAAGGCCATTATTTATGCATATATATAGACTTGCCTGAGACAAACACCCACCTGTTGAGGCTAATATCGTTTTTGCATAGGATGGATGATGGATATTGAGGAAGGCAATAACTGGCCCAAACCACAGAGGAAATGCGAATGGATATGCCTCTCCCCATTTCACGATTTTGTCCATATCTGTTCCATCTTGTTTAAACTGTAAAGGAGTCGGTAGAGGAAAAGGATAACAAATGCCTGGGATAGGTCTAACACTCAGGTAGCCTATCAAATAACTTGGAATTTAGGATGTCACATAGCAAAGATCAATCAACTGCCTTATTGAAAGACTATCCACAATAGCCTGGTTTCAGCTCGCTGGTCATTTAAGGTCAAGATCTTGATTCGAAGTCTGTCATATTCACAAGTCCTCTGCATCACTGCGAAGGCTATTATAGCGACGTTATACTGTAGCTACTATAACTTCAACAGAGAATTGTTTATTGGTTAAACCTGTTATGAACAACAGTCCATCGTTTGCCCTTTTTGCGTATTTGCATAAAACAGCTGAACAGACAAGCAActttgtagcctactctgaaCTCAAAGCAATACAGATCCAATGGCATTTCCTTAAGATGTATTTTGAATGACAAAATATCACAGCAAAGCACATAAGCCAACGAAAAATCTCCTCTACTTAGTTACTTACCTCACGAACGTGCCCAAATAACCAGTGACCAGGTGGTCCGGGAAAGCACTCAAGAGCGCGTGCACCCTCGTATCTTCTGACAACCAGTTGCGTTACCTTGAGAGCAATATACACAAGAACAACGACGGCTAGAATGTACGGGAAATGTATAGGATCTAGGTAAAACTCCACAGCTCTCTGCAATTTGTCATACATATCCATCGCACTGATCGCAGTATGTACAAGGTTGGCAAGTCCAACACCCAATAGCGTATTTGACCTACATGGAAACCATAGCGAGGGGGAAGAGGCAGACGTCAGCCATGAATAACAAACGAAATGGGAGGGACATACCGACTGGGGTAGAAGCAGCTGCGAACTGTTTGGACAGCAGCGGATTTGGACTTGGTCGGGTCTGTCAGGAGGACTAGTCAGAATGCAAAAGAGATCCTTCTCTCGCATGttcagttagcctactgaacGAAATCTCCATGTCACTTGTAGATGGTAGGCTATCACAAAGGATAACTTAAGCAAGGGGCAACAGTCACTTTCCATtgataaagtagcctacattacattacatttgtctgacgcatttttaaccaaagcgacttacaacatggtaaacagtttaaagcttttagaaacaattctagaacaatttaTTTAAAAGGTAGCAGTGCATAGTCTGAAAAACCCAGTTATCATGACCCAAAATCTGTACCATACAGTTTCTTTATATTTTGTCACCTTTACCTGCCTAATCTAACCCTCTTCCTATATATTTCATCTCAAATACTCTAGCCTAAATGATCAGCCTAATGTTTGCTTGTGACTCACTGTTGGTGagtaataggcctatgtgtattCACCGTCTCAGGTGGCAACGGTTTGACTATAAGAGGCCTATAACTAATCTCAGCATTAAGCACTAATCTTCACCCTGAAATCACTCCATTTACAGGCCAGATAAGAAACTgatttgagagaaagagagagcagaccCAGTATACAAATCACTCCATTTCTAATCCAGGGGcaaggcagtgctgccttgaTGTCACCGGTGGTGCCCAAAACACCATCAAGTGTTAACCCCTCAGCCCATTTGACAGCATGTGACACACAGAATCGCACCCTCAACGTACCATTTATAGATGCTGAGGTGGAAAAATCAAACCACAAACCACCTTCTCTCTGAGAGATGCACtggcatcctctgtgtgtgtgtcagaggtgcTATTGTTCTGAGGCCTGTGTATTCTCGGAAAGTACCTGCATTTGAAGTAAGGGTCTTATCTTTTCTTCTGTGAAGTATGCCCAAGCAAATTACCATCCACCATTAACACATCATTTTAGGTGAGATTTCCATACCATGGGAGCTGTCTTAGCAGTTTCATCTTACACGTGTGGTGTTTTGTAAACGATTAAGAGAGACTCTTTTGTCTTATTGTTCctctaacagaaaaaaaaacacaccaccaTCAAAGTGGTGGTATGCTGTCAGAGGTGATGGCTATCAACATGAATGTGATGGGGAAGGCTGCTGAATGGATCTTTCAGCCACTGACAGGATGGAATTAGACAATATCCTCAAAGTTCCTCTCTTGTCTTAACCAACATTGAAGACCACATAGCGGGGAATTACACTTGTTGGATTATATCAGGAGACGGACAAGAGAGAGCTTTTTCATTGATACTTTGCATTGTCTCTGGTAAGATAAAAATAGACATACCGATATACTGTAAAAGAGAATAACTATATGAAAAGAACAGTGATGGACAAATAAATATTAATGTGTTACGAAAAAACATGCAATCAATAAATGCAATGTTATTATGCAAATATGTAGTATTATAGGCACTTCCGATGAAAGGGAATCTCTGCAGAACTGTAGTCTTCAGCAAATGCAGTGACATGGAGAAGTTAGATCCACTTGTTGTGGTCACTGATAGAGTGAATATCACTGTAtaccacaaataaaaaaaacaaacagatggACTGATGGACTGCATTATCAGTCTAAAGGGTGGGCACAAAAACATATCTTATTCTAAGATATGTTGCATATAGCTGAAGAACAACACAgcatcaaataaataaacaaatatggaTTGAACTAACATAGAAATGAGACTGCTTGATTTGTATAACTGTCTGGGGTCAGAGACTGTTCATTTCATTAAGCTGAAGTCGTTTGTCTTTGTATTTGCTAAACCTAAATGCCATATGGTGACTGTTCACTGTGTTTtatcatttttaaaacatgtattttctAGCTTTCCATAATGGGCTTGCAAACTTTACAGAGGACATAACAAATGCCCCTGGCGTGGACACAGAAAATGGTACTCATTCAGAAAATGTAGTTAATTGTTTTAAATAGTTCTTTGTATGGATTAAATTATATGGTACCATATAATTTAATCTATACAAAGAACTatgtatatatacgtatatataccatatatgtatatatatgtatgtgtgtgtgtgtgtaagtcttttTTCTCAaaaccaaatgtttttttttcttttcttttcttttcattagTATTAATATGCTGACCATTTTTACAAACATATGTTTTACATGATTTTCTATGACTGTGTGGGTTCCACCTGATtatgttgcattttttttttttttgttgttttagaGTAACGTACTTTACTTTTCAGTGCCCTTTAGAAGATCTGATGGGATTTTGTTGAGATATGAAAGTGAATGTATGTATAGTGGCATCAAAGTGAAAAATGCAAAATGATTTAGATTTTCTGTAATGATTCTGAATCCTGAGGTTTTTATGCTTCGTTACCACTATTCCTTGGAACAAATCTGATTGCTGCATGCACCACTCCTTTTCTTACAATGTTTATCTTGGGTTAGTTTCTACCTTCATTActcatttgcacattttgtcaTGCCCAGTATTTTCAATGTAATGGGTGTACGGTtgagaaacaaaaaaacaaacaaaaaaaaaacagtcaggaGAATGAAGCAATCACCATAGACAGACACTTTGACCCAACAGCAGTCCACATTTTATTTATTCCTCCGGTCACCTTAAGCTCCATTCAGATGGCAAACTACTAGCAACAAGATACCATGTGATGTTAATGTATTCAGGGACTATAGGCAAAATAACCACTGGCAATATGAAATGCTTTACAGATGATAAGCGAAGAGTTTTCCGTttccgtgtttttttttttttttttttttttaatgcaacactacgacatgcacatgaatactacatacgacaaacagacgtacattacataaacacatactgtaacttaacaagacatcacattgacttggcttccacaaacataacacaacataacattaataagagaaaggctaaggatgattttaagtcccaggatgattacagatatgattatcagggatgaaattgatgaccggaatgaaaagaagggggatgggggtgcggatggtagctctaagagtgtgaatgaggtggtgttgggatgggggtggggatggggggtgaggggtagtgagtatgtgaggatgtatgtgtgtgtgtgtgtgtgtgtgtgtgtgtgtgtgtgtgtgtgtgtgcgcatatgtataaggctggtttgctgttgggccaggaggagagaagctggaacatagagagggagagagggagggtttcagaagaggagttgtaattattctattaatgataagtataataataggaataactgattgcctggttgattgcctgactgattgccaacctgggcacccattaatggccacagttccacccagcccctgcagttatactgcgacgagctgacagaggggaggacctgcgtgccacccatcgcctcaggcccccagcatatgcacacatcccccactaccacgaccaaccacacctcgcccccagaccttcacccaacacgccactcttgacctaaatatgtacagtatgtgaatggctaggttgagggatctatctagaatgtagcattaaaagaagtgggcatgcatggtgaatatctgtcaggatttccccatgcacaccacacttaccctgtgtaagatgtatgcctcaacaatgtgtgcattaaaataagtgaggcatgcagatagacacctgatgaggcatctacctgcactccactcttaacctagcctgttttgtagtttttgtttatgtatgtcacctaacatgtagtgcgattaaaagagagtaaagcgtgctgtgtgcttccaggacaaggcgtgtgcatgagcgtatgaggagggtgcacaccgggggcccagggccaatagataacccacaggacccaaccactgccaaaaccacacagcgacccgccaggaccgagtctcccaagccatccaatggggccccggcagaataacgatgggagaggcagagagaaagagtgaaattagtaaagttatcagagaatgtaaataaaagggggagggaaagaaggggatgctatttatattactactactactaataataataataataacaataatagttccagctaccctcccctgcctagtgttcgatgatatgtgtatctgttgatgaagtgtgttatgatcgtgtggagatggaactcaggcaaagagggtcaggactgtaagtaggtgataaaggggtaccaaggagaggttgtatcctgagtattgattaagtttgtagttgataggttttctaatgatatatagtctgttaacaagtttttccaatgagtgatgtgagctttttcttagatttccagttcatgaggattgttttcttggcgatagtcaagctaccagtagtgttttattgccggagttgcttaaattgactgtggatgtatcaccaagtatgcataaggaaggggatgctgggatgtgacagccaaagatggaagagagagattttgtgacactcacccagaagtggttgattggagtgcaatgccaaaccgcatgaatgtatgtatctgggttattttgtgtgcagtgagtgcaaagatccgagccaaaccccattttgccaatttatgtgcagtgaagtggaatctgtgaagaaccttgtattgtattagttgtagattactattctttgtcatgaggtagatgtttttgcacattttggtccagaagtcggcaccgggagtaattgataagtctgattcccatttgtgatatggcaggccaattgttttttctgaacaagatataattttgtaaatttgggagagtatttttttgggagagggaatattaagcagctctgagattggtgggggaatgtcaaggttagctgtctggatgttaatttttcctaggatagatgatttaatttgcaggtattgtaagaagtgtttactctcgatgccgtgcttctggaccaaacaggaaaatgaggccagattattgtcttgaagaatgtgttgaaggtgagtgatgccctttcccatccatgtgtgaaagttaagtgttttttattgacggtgaaatctgggttattccaaatcgggtgcgaattgatggtgctataggtgaatcagtgatgtggtagaatctccaccaggctgtcagagtagctgaaattgttggggctttgaaggatggatgttttttgaccgactgactgcagaaagggagatctgagattttaatttctttacagattgtttgttctaggtctaaccaggtgttgtctgaggggtggggtgtagccatttgtggatgaagtggagctggttggccagggcatagtgctggaagtgtggggcctctagtcctcccattgcttttggttttggagagtggcgagtttgatccttggggtcttatctttccagtagaatttagtgattaatgaatcgagagacttaaaccagagggtggtgggctgggttggaatcatagagaatagatagtttattttgggcagtattgtcattttgattactgagattctgcccatgatggataatgggaggttcttccagcgttgaaggtcatcatctattgaagtgagtagaggggaataatttaggctaaataagtctgacagcctggggagacttttatccctaagtaagtgatatagttagtgcagagtgggataggtgaagagttggctgtcacatcccagctgttgggatgtaatgggagaactgcagatttattccaattgattgagtattcagaaattttagagaatgtgtcaatgagtttgatggtttcttctactgatgttgtggggtcttgaagaaagagaagaatgtcgtcagcataaaggctgattttgtgatgcatatatggagtctggacacctttgatgagggggttctgacggatggcagctgctaggggttcaatgaag
Coding sequences within:
- the LOC125305889 gene encoding cytochrome P450 4B1, producing the protein MDMYDKLQRAVEFYLDPIHFPYILAVVVLVYIALKVTQLVVRRYEGARALECFPGPPGHWLFGHVREFKQDGTDMDKIVKWGEAYPFAFPLWFGPVIAFLNIHHPSYAKTILASTEPKDDIAYRFLIPWIGEGLLVSHSNKWFRHRRLLTPGFHYDVLKPYVKLIADSTKVMLDKWEAHAKANESFELFQHVSLMTLDSIMKCAFSCNSNCQTESGTNAYIKAVYELCDLVNLRFRVYPYHSDIIFHLSPHGYRFRKACKIAHDHTEEVIRRRKEILKHEEEEEKVQTKRHMDFLDILLCARDENQEGLSDEDIRAEVDTFMFEGHDTTASGISWTLYSLASNPEHQQLCREEISQVLQGKDTVDWEDLHKIPYTTMCIKESLRLYPPVPGMARKLTKPMTFFDGRTVPAGFLVGTTVFGLHRNATVWENPHVFDPLRFLPENCAKRSPHAFVPFSAGPRNCIGQNFAMNEMKVAVCLTLRKYELMADPDNKPKMLPRLVLRSLNGIYLKVKHLELEP